Genomic DNA from Terriglobales bacterium:
TCGAAGCCGATAAAATCGTGATACTGCTGGGAGGCGTAGCGGTTCTTCGCGACCTGCACGGTGTCGAAACCGAATTCGGTTTTTAAATGCGCTGTCTTGTCCTGGGCATACCGTACGGACTTGCCATACTTCGCCCGCAGCTTCGGATACTCGATCGCGACTGCCTGATTGACGGCTGGGTGACCCGCAACATCCGCTGCGTAGTGCGACAGCGCGCCCAACGCGAAGGCGTACTCGTTGACATCCCGGCTCTCAAGTATCAACTCGCGAACAAAGTCTCCGCTGCGAACGTAATGCACTAGGTCGCTGAATTCTCGGCTGCCGAACGGGTAGTAGCCGAGATCCTGAATGACGGCTCCCCCGTAAGCATAGGCGTGGGCCTCTTTGATCTGGTCGTCGGTCAGTCCGGGAAATCGCTTGAGCAGGAGAGGGCGGATCTGGTCAGCCCATAGCAGGTCCACAATTTCTTCATGCGTCAGAACCGAGTACGCGGACAAGCCACCGCTGCACAGAAGCATTACAAGCAGAAGCGCTGACGCGCGGGGAGAAAACCGGAGCCGGCGCTTCGCTGCGGCCCCGGACAATATCGGAATGTCACGCATACTCTAGATCCTGCCGAGGAGCAGCAGAATCACCACAACGACAAGGATCAGGCCTACCGTGCCGCTCGGGGCATAGCCCCAGCTTCGACTGTGCGACCAGCGGGGCAGCGCACCAAAGAGCACTAAAAGCAAAATCACGATCAGTATGATTCCAAGCATATTTCACTCCTTTCTCGATCTCGCAAAACGTTCGGAGTTTCTGAGTTGAACTTCCCCCGTGACCTTCGATCCCTTGTTCGGTCCGCTCCAATAAACCAGGAACGACGAAGACCACGAGGAAACTCTCGCCATTCCATCGAGATTCAGGTCGCAATCCCGACTCGACGCCGGCGCTTTTAGCGCAAGCTCCCCGTGGTTGCATCTACCGGGTGGCCGATGGCCTCGCCGGAGACCACGAGTTCAACCCTTCGGTTCTGCTGGCGGCCAGCGGCGTTATTGTTTGTGGCAACCGGTGAACTGTTGCCATATCCCTGAGCTGTCACCGAGTTCGCCGAGACCCCTTCTTGCACCAGGTAGTCACGTACCGAACCCGCGCGATTCTCAGAGAGTTTCTGATTCATCGTATCGCCGCCCACATTGTCCGTGTAGCCGCCGACTGCGATATTCAGTCCTGGGTAGGCGAGTAGAATACCGGCCACTTTCGCCAGCTTCTCGCGAGCGCCCGACTTTAACGAGTACTTTCCGCTTTCGAACAAGACATCGGACATGCTGACGATGAGACCCCGAGCGCTGTCGCGAGTCTGAAGGACTGCGTTCAACTGCTCGGACAGTTTGGCGCGCATTGCCAATTTGTCGGTTTCGGCCTGATCGGTTTTCAATTGAGCTTGCTGGGCGGCCGCGCGGGATCGATCAGCATCAGCCTGGGCCGCGGAAACTGCGGCCGCTGAAGCAGCCTGGCTGTCCGCCATATCGGCTCGCGCTTTGTCTGAGTCCGCCTGAGAATCGGCAGCATTGGCGCGGGCCGTTGCGGCGTCAGAGTCAGCTTGTTGCTTGTCGGCTTGTGCATTCGCCGCGTTAAGTTCGGCTTGCGTTTTTGCAGCTTCAGCATTTGCGGTGGCGGCTTGTGCCTCGCGTGTCGCCGCTTGCGCGTTGGCGGTGTCTGATTCTGCCTGAGCTTTGGCGATCTCCGCTCTTGCCTGGTCCGACTGGGCCTGCTGCTTCTGCCGCGTAGCGTCGTCTGCTTCGGCCTGGGTTTGTGCTTGCGCATTGGCGGCAGCTTGACGTTCGTTGGCCTGACGTTGCTCATCGATTTTCTTGACGGTGATTGCGCGAGCGTCTTCTGCTGTTTGCACGACTTCGCGCGCGACCGCGATCATAGCTTTCCGGTCCGCGTGCTTGTCGGTGGCGAGTTGATCAACCTTATCCATGAGCCGGACCGCATGCTGATAGCTGTCGCTCGCATACTGCTCTGCGCCCTCGGATTCCGCAATGCGCACAGCATTGCGCGCTTCGAAGAACTCCA
This window encodes:
- a CDS encoding zinc dependent phospholipase C family protein, producing the protein MDLLWADQIRPLLLKRFPGLTDDQIKEAHAYAYGGAVIQDLGYYPFGSREFSDLVHYVRSGDFVRELILESRDVNEYAFALGALSHYAADVAGHPAVNQAVAIEYPKLRAKYGKSVRYAQDKTAHLKTEFGFDTVQVAKNRYASQQYHDFIGF
- a CDS encoding DUF3309 family protein, giving the protein MLGIILIVILLLVLFGALPRWSHSRSWGYAPSGTVGLILVVVVILLLLGRI
- a CDS encoding OmpA family protein; the encoded protein is MNPTPVFHVSVTSRSVQAINYKHRGGATKLDFAGTELMPAATGQAKVESKKGYTEIEVEFANLQKPTTFGGEYLTYVLWAISPEGRAVNLGEILVGDNHRSKVDVTTDLQAFALVVTAEPYYAVRQPSNVVVIENVVRADTKGTTEAMNTKYELMERGGYIPTGYKFDPVVLNTRLPLEFFEARNAVRIAESEGAEQYASDSYQHAVRLMDKVDQLATDKHADRKAMIAVAREVVQTAEDARAITVKKIDEQRQANERQAAANAQAQTQAEADDATRQKQQAQSDQARAEIAKAQAESDTANAQAATREAQAATANAEAAKTQAELNAANAQADKQQADSDAATARANAADSQADSDKARADMADSQAASAAAVSAAQADADRSRAAAQQAQLKTDQAETDKLAMRAKLSEQLNAVLQTRDSARGLIVSMSDVLFESGKYSLKSGAREKLAKVAGILLAYPGLNIAVGGYTDNVGGDTMNQKLSENRAGSVRDYLVQEGVSANSVTAQGYGNSSPVATNNNAAGRQQNRRVELVVSGEAIGHPVDATTGSLR